A window of Longimicrobium sp. genomic DNA:
CCGGCATCGGCGGGGAGGCGTGGACGAAGAGCGGCGCGGCGGGGCGGCGAGCCGTGTCGGGGCGCGCGTCGTCGTCCAGCGCGGGGCCGTCCACGCGGATCCCGGCCTCGATCAGCGCCTCTCGCAGCACGTGGGTGAAGAAGAGCGTGTTGTCGCGCACCGCCACCTCGATCTCCTCCGGCGTGGAGTCGGGCGGGGCGGTGCCGGTGACCACGATGCCGGGGCCGAGCGGGGCGCGCGTCGCGTCCACGTTGCGGGCGGAGCCGGATGCGCCGGTCGTCGCATTCACGGTGACGGGGAGGTACGCCGTGGCGGGATCGAGGGTGACGACGGCGGGAGCGCCGGGACTCGGGCCGGGGCCCACGCGCACGGTGACGTACCCCTCGTTGAGCTGCAGCCCACCGATCTCGGCGGAGTACGACGCGTCCAGGTCGTCCCACGCCCAGCCGCGGCCCAGCGGCACGTCGTCGAAGACGTCGTCGTTGCCCACGACCGCGCCCGCGATGCGTGTGATGCCGCGCGCCCGCAGCGAGTCCGCCCAGGCGCGGAAGAGGGGGCGTGCGCCGCCGAAGCGCGCGGAAATCGTAGGATCGCCGCTTCCCCGCACCACCAGGCTGCCGGCCAGCACGCCGTCGCGAACGGGGCCCTCGGCCTCCACCGGGGTGCGGTAGCGGAAGTCCGGCCCCAGCGTCTCCAGCGCGGAGGCGCCGGTCACGATCTTCTGATTGGAGGCGGGGACGAAGAGCTTCTCCGCGTTGCGGCGGTAGAGCGTCTCGCCCGTCTCCAGCGAGCGGACCATCACGCCCCACTCCGCGCGGGCGAAGAGCGTGTCGCCGAAGATGGAGTCGAGCGCGACGGCGATCGGCGCGCGGGCGGGGGCCGGGGCGAGCGCGGGGCGTGCGGGAGCGCAGGCGCCCAGCGCGAGCGCCGCGGCGGCGACGAGGGTTCGTTGCGGGGTCATCGGGCCGGGTAGGGGCGGGCGAGCATGCCGAGGAGGCGCGCCTCGACGGCGGGCCATTCGTCGTCCACGATGCTGTACCACGCGGTGTCGCGCACGCGGCCGCTCTCGGTGACGCCGTGCTTCCGAAAGATCCCTTCTTCGCGCGCGCCGATGCGGAGCATGGCGTTACGGGAGCGCTCGTTCAGCGCATCCGTCTTGAGCTCCACGCGCAGGCAGCCGAGCGTCTCGAAGGCGTGGCGGAGCATCAGGAGCTTGGCCTCGGTGTTGGCGGCGGTGCGCTGCCACGGCCGCCCGATCCACGTCCAGCCGATCTCCACGCGCGGGTGAGGCGGCTCGACGCTGGCGAAGCGCGTGCTCCCGATCACCCGCCCCGTCGCCGCCTCGGTGGTGGCGAAGGGGAGCGCCGTGCCCGCGTCGCGCATGCGGAGCGCGGCGTCTACGTAGCGCTCCAGGTCGGCCTCGGTGCGTACGGCGTTCCACGTCCAGCGCCACAGCTCCTCGTCGCGCGCCACCTCCCAGAGCGCGGGGAGGTGCTCGCGTGTGAGCGGCACCAGGCGGACGTGCGTGCCTTCGAGGGTGACGGGCGCGAGCTTCACGGGCGGCTCCGAAATGGGGTGCCCGGTGAAAGTAGGTGGAAGCCGCGGGATGGGACAGGCTTCAGCGATCTCGTCGCGCATGGAAGGGCGCGGGGGAGCGGGCAGGGCCTCCCGCGGTTCTCAGCCCGTTGTAACCTTTCGTAGGGTAACTGGCCTACATAGATGTGGGCCCGGTCTTCTTCGACCCTGGGCCCCAGCTGAAGCCTCGCCACTCCCTCACCGGCTCCGCGTGAACGACTATAGCGATCCTGACCACCTGCGTGATCTGTACGATCGACATTCGTCTTCCGTATACAGGATTGCGTACCGCCTCACGGGCTCCGCACCCGACGCCGAAGACGTCGTGCAGGACCTCTTCGTCGCTCTGCCGATGGCGTTCCGCGGTTATGAAGAGCGGGGGAGTATGGGCGGCTGGATCCGCACCGTGGCTACCCGCCTGGCACTCAGGCGCATTCGCCGACGCCGTAACGAGGTACCCATGGAGGCCGCCGCGGATGTCGTGGCGCGGGGGTCCGCCGACGGCTGTATCGACGTTCTCGACGTCCAGCGCGCTCTTCAGCTGCTTCCTGAAACGCTCCGTGCCGTGCTGGTGCTCCGCGAGATCGAGGGCTACTCGCATGCGGAGATCGCGAATGTGCTCGGGATTCGGGCGGGGACTTCCAAGGTGCGCCTTCACCGGGCGCGGGAAGAGATGCGACAACTACTCACAGGACCGAAATGAACCGACATCCCAATACGCGGACGCTCAACCTGTACATGGACGGTGAGCTGGGTGCACTCCGGCGCCGGCGGGTATCCGAGCACCTCGCGGAGTGCCAGCCATGCCGCGGCAAGATCCAGGCGTGGCGCGCGATCGGTGCGGCACTCCGCGAAGACGCCGTACCCGAGCTTCCACTGGAGACGCTGGAGCACGTGCGTGCCCGGCGAGCCGCCGGTTCTCGCGTGCTCCTTCCCGCCGCGGTCACGCGCCGCCCGCGGGTCCGCGTGTTCGCCGACGCCGCGGCCGCCGCGGCACTGTTGCTCGCCGTGGCCGGCGGGCTCACGACGATGTGGCGCACGCCGGAGCTGGCTGCAGAGGGAAGTCAGCTGCTGCTCGCTCCCGCCGCGCCACGCCCAGGGCAGGTGGTGAAGGTGGAGTATCGCGCCGCGGGCAAGCTCGCGGGCGAGGAACGGCTCATCCTGCGCGCACGCCTCTTCCGGTCCGAGCCAAATCCCTACTCGGGGGGGCACGCCACCCTTGCGGTGCTGGCCCGCACCGGGGCGCGGACATACACCGGCTCCTTCCAGATCCCGGACTCGGTCGTCTACGCCTCACTCGCGGTAGAAGATCCGAAGGGCGACCTCGTCGACTACGACCCGGCTGCCTGGGAGGTACTTGTCCACGGTGCCGACGGGAAGCCGCTGGCCGTCGCGCTCGAGCGGAAGGTTGAGGGCACCGGCGAATGGGATTCGAGTATCGCACTACGGACCACCCGTGAGCTGACTCAGCTGTACCCCGACAGTACCGCCGGGTGGATGAGGCGGTATTCGGCGGAGAAGTCCATGCTGGATCGGGTGAGGGGCGACAGTCTGACCGCCGTGTTCCACGCGAGGTTCCGGACACTGGAGGCGAAGCGCGCGGAGACGCGGGACGCTCGCGAGCTGGCGCGCTTGGCATTCTTTGCGACGGCACTGCGTGACAGCGCAAGCGAAGCCCGCTGGAGTGACCGCCTCATCCGCCTGGCGCCCACTTCTCCCGAGGCCGTACAGTGGCGCGTGTTCAACGCGACTTCGAAATACCGGGCGGACCGTGCCGCGCTGCTCGCGGCGCTGGAAGCACTGTGGACCGAGGCCGGAGGAGTGTCGCCCCAGCTTTACTACACCGGCTTCACCACCGCCCGTGCCTCAGGGGATCCGGTCGCGATACTGCGCTGGGCACGGCGGTTGGAAGAGTCGATTCCCTCGTTCGCCGGAATGGTCGCACGCATGCTCCCGAACGTTCCTGCCCTCCGGAACGAGAGAGAGAATCGTCTCCGTGCGCAGATTCGCCGCCAGGACCAGGATCAGAGCGAGTACCGCCTGCTCGGGCACACCCGAACCGACTTTCAGACCGACCGCGCGCGGACCAAGTCCGCGTTGCTCGGGGACCTCGGCCGCTCCCTCATCGAGTCCGGGCGAGTCGCCCCCGGACTCGATACCCTCTCGCATGCAGCCGCGACGGGGTGGGACGTGGGGGTCTTCCGTACGATCGCGAATACGCGTTTCGCGATCGGCGACACCGCCGGAGCGCTGCCGGTTCTGGCGCGGGTGGCGGTGGACCCCTCCACGTCGGCTACGTTCGTGGACTCCGTGAAGGTACGCGCCGCACGGCACTTCGACCCGTCGAAGTGGACCGCGCTCGAAGAAGACGCCCGGAGCGTGCTCGGTGCGTACGTCTGGGCACAGTCCATCAATCGGGGGTTGCGTGCGCCGGTTCGGCTCACGGACTCGTCAGGAACTTCCGTGACGTTCCGCGCCGAAAACCGGACCCCCACTCTGGTGGCGTTCTGGTCGCGCTACTGCCCTCCGTCCTCGGCGCAGCTGCGGGAGCTTGACCGTGTTTCGAGCACGCTCCAGAGCAGCGGCATCCGGGTGGTCACCATCACGAAAGACGAGTCGTCGGCGGCGGTGTCCAGTTTCCTGGGGCAGGCCCAGTACCGATTTCCCGCGTTCCTCGACCCGGACGGGGATGCCGCGCGCGCCTTCGACAACCAGATCACCCCGCGCTACTTCGTTCTGGACGGTGCTGGCCGGATCCGCTTCGACAACTACTCTCCGGACGACATCCTACGCCAGGTAGCGGCGCTCCGAAGCCCGCGGTGAGCTGCGTACGCGGGTGCCGCCTCGGGTCATGCACTCCCGGCCGGCCTTACGCACCACCAGCCGGACGGGAGAGGCCCGGCGTCCGAGAGGACTGACGGAGGTCCGTGCTCGATACGCGGCGCGCGGGAGCAGGGTGAACGAGCGCGGGTTTTCGGCGGGTCGAAGCGTGGGGCTACACGTCTCATCCACCTTCGACGCGCCTGCGCCGGACGCGCTACCGCACCTCGCTCATCAGGCCCAGGTGGTTGCCCTCGGGGTCGCGGACGAAGAACATCCACAGCTCATGGTCCGGCATGCGCGCGATCAGGTGCGGCGCATCCACGGTGTCCGCGCCGGCGGCCTGGAGCGATGCGTAGGCCGCGTGGATGTCGTCGACCTTGTAGTAGAGGATGGATGCGGGGTGGTCGAACTCCGGCTTCTCGGCCGTGCCCAGCATGAGGCGCAGGCCGCCGCAGTCGAAGAAGGCGCTGTTGGGGATCTGGAAGAGGAGGCGCAGCCCGAGCACGTTGCGGTAGAACTCCACCGCCCGCTGCACGTCCCGCACGTTGATGGCCACCTGTCCGACTCCGGTGATTCCCAGCGATGCGGCGGTGCTCATGGGTGACCTCGCGTTGGAAGTGGATGCTTCACGGATCGTCTTCCTTGAATATTTAGCCTCGCTAACTAAATTGGCAAGGATGACGAATCGACCCCCCACGCCCGAGCACGTCGCCGACCGGCTGCACTCGGCCAGCATCCACCTCCTGCGCCAGCTTCGCCGGGAGGATGACGCGCTCGGAGTGTCGGCGCCGCTCCTCTCCGCCCTGTCGGTGCTCGTGTTCGGCGGCGCGAAGACGCTGGGGGAGCTGGCGGCGGCCGAGCAGGTTCAGCCGCCCTCCATGACCCGCACCGTTCGCAAGCTGGAGGAGGCCGGCCTCGCCACCCGCGAGCTCGACCCCCTGGACCGCCGCGTCACCTGGCTCTACGCCACCCCCGAGGGCGAGCGCGTGCTGCGCGAGGGCCGCGCGCGCCGTGTGGCCTCCCTCGCCGCGCGGCTGGGCGCGCTGGATGGGGAGGAGCTGGCGGCGCTGGAGCGTGCGGCGGAGCTGCTGGAGCGGGTGCTGCGCGGCGGCGGGTAATACGTTGAGGGTGGAAGAGGGCGGGGGTGGCTCCTCAAGTGGAGCCACCCCCGCATCTCTGCGTCTATGCGTCGCGGATCAGCACCCGCCCGCGGCCTTGCCATCCGCGATTACGTCGCGCTTGCCGATGACCTCGGCCTCGTCAGGATCGGATTCCGCGATCGCCTCGGGCGAGAAGTAGCGGCGGACGCGATCCCGCGCGGCCAGCATGCGCTTGCGGGCACCCTTGTGCACTCCCCCCGTCGTATCGGCGGCTCGAAATGGGTTCGTGGACATCTCAGCTCCAATTGTTCGGGAGGTCCTTCACCAAGTATCGGACCACACCCTCTCGGTGCGCAAGCGTAAACCCAAGATTGCGGTACAAAGTCTCGACCCCCGGGGCGGGGTTCTCGATACGCACCCGCGGGAGCGAAAGTCCTTCGGCGTAGTACTCCGCCGCCGCTAGTACGATCCGCGCCACATGCCCCTGGAGCGGGTGCCCGTTCGGGCGGCCTTCCATGTATCTGAGCGTGAGAGCGCCGTGACCGCGGGGCACTGAGCCGATCGCTAAACCGCAGAGGACCGGCCCATGCCAGAGTGCGCAATGGAAGCTCCGGCGGTCATGCCGACACACCCGGTGCCAGAGCCGACTCCAATCGAACCCGCCGTACCCGGAGGGATGCCGCCCCTGCCAGGTGGTCGTATACGCGGTAAGAGCCTTTGAGTCGATGCCCGTGATTCTAACGCGGATCGGCGGGATCGCGTCGGACGCGTCTTCCTGGGCGAGCGAGTGCGCCAGGGTTCGGACAGCTCCGTAGTCCAGAAATGCCACAGGCCGGACGACTCGTGATTCGTTCGAAGGATCTCATCCCGTTACCAGTACGGGGGCCGGAGCGCGAACGAGTAAAATATCTAACATCAAGCCTGGCCGACATATACAAGCCGCGGAACCGGCGATATTCGTGCGCCGGCTGACGCAAAGCAAGCGGGCGCGGTCCCGCGAGTGGCGGGACCGCGCCGTTCAGGACTGTCTCGCCGGTTACGCGTCAGGCGAGGCGAAGCGGACGGACGAGAGCGCCTGGCCGAAGGTGTGGGCGTTGAAGGCGCCGTCGGGCTCCTTCTTCACGTCCATGAACCACTGCTCCGGCTCCGTGACCGGGTGCTTGCGGTGGAGGTTGCGGACGATCGCCACGTAGCCCTCCTTCACCCCGAGCTGGAACCACCCCTCGTCGCCCTTGAACTCGGGGGCGTTGAAGCACTGCACGGTGGCGCCCGTGTTCCCCAGCAGCAGGAGCGAACGGATCTCGTCCTCCGCCTCCATGTCGTTGGTGAAGCGGTCGTTCTGGATCAGGACGATGTCGTTCATCTTCGCGATCCCCTCCGTTTCGCGGAAGGCGATGTGCGGGTTGGTCAGCGTGCCGGAAAGGATGCTGCCGAACCCGAGCGCCAGCGGCCCGAACTGCGGAAAGGAGCGGAGCGCCTGGAGCACCGCCTGCAGCGGCTCCAGCCTCTTCAGGAACTGGCTGAGCTCGCCCAGCGGCGACCCCTGCGGCACCATCACCAGCGCCGGGCCGGTGAAGTTGTAGTCGGCGAACATCGCCAGCATCCGCGGAATCCCCAGCGACAGCGTGGCAAGCTCCACGGGACCCACGGACGCGGTGTGGCTCACGCCGGACGCCGAGATCGTCACGTCCGCGAACAGGTACCGCTTGGCGCCCTCCGCCGGCGGCGGGATGGAGCCGTCCTCCTCCTTGAGCCAGTCGAAGGTGTCCGGCCGCAGCACGATGTCGACGGAGGGCTGGTCCAGCGGACCGTCGATGCGGTACTCGGAGCTGCTCAGCGGCTCCTTCCCCGCCCTGTCGGCGCACACGCGCCAGCTCACCGACACCTTGAAGGGAACGTCCACGGGCAGGTTCACCACGGTGTCGATGGTGGTGACGATGGTGCCGGTGATGGGGCCCGCGAGGTCGCCGGTCAGCGCGTGGTCGATGGTGGAGGTGAGCGAGCCGTCCGCCTGCGAAAGGGCGCCCGGCACCCCCTCGATCGCGGAGCGCGGCACGAGCCCCAGGTTGATGAGGTTGAAGTTCGGGCCGCTCGGTCCCTGGGGGGGAAGAGCGGGGAGGTTGATGAAGGGAAGCTCCGGCGCGCCCGCGTTCTGCGGATTCTCCACCCCGGCCCCTTCGAGCAGGGTGTTGGCGAAGAGCATCTCCTTGGAAACCACGCGCGCGTCGAGCGTCTGCGTGAGGCCGCCGGTCAGCTTCACGTCCGTGAGCGTGGCGCCGAGCCGCACGTTCGTCAGCACGCCGGTAAGCGGAAAGTTCAGCGGCACGGGAAGGTCGCGCGTGAGCACTCCCGATTCCGGAAGCCCGATCACGCGGATGCCGATCGGCTTGCCGGCCTCCGCGGTGGTGGCGGTGAGCGGCTCCAGCTTCAGCGCCGCCAGCGTAGACTTCACGACGTCGTCCAGCAGTCGTACGGTTGCCATCGTTTCTCTCTCTCCAGACTGTGCGTGATCTCTGCCTGCCCCGTAAAATGGGCCATGTCGTGCCATCGCCCCATGGCAGCGCCGGTGCCAGCCCGGCCACGCCACGCCAGCATCCACGCAAAGCCTATTTTTACAACAGTTAACGCGCGCAGACACTCGCCTGTGCGCACTGTAAACTTTGTACCCACCGCGCCACAACCTGGGGCGCCACGGCCTCACGCATCCCCCCACACACTCCTATTCCGCCCGTGTTCCCTGGCGTAACCAGATCTTAACCGCGCGTCTTCTGAGGAAATCCACACACGAAAATGCACGGAGAAAAGGATCTTTCTCCGTGCATTCGATCAGAGCGCTAACGATGTCGAGGCTCGTTCCTCTCTCGTCATCCTCGAGGTTTGACTACCCCGTTTCGAGTGGTGATCTCCACCCGATCCACGCGAGCGGCGAGGCGGCCCTCGTGATGCTCCACCGCCTCTTCCAGTGCTCTGATCAACATCTCGCCAAAGCCGTTTTTCTTCTTCTTCACGAACTCTCCTCTGTCACCAGTTCCCTCATCCGGCGCTTGACTCACGCTTGATCATACCCGGGCTTACGGGCAAGGCAAGTGGCGAACCTCCACTCACGCCGTGCCAGCAGGGGGAACTGCAAATCATAGACAGCCCTCCTGCTGTTCTCTCTGTGTCTCTGTGTCTCTGTGTCTCTGTGTCTCTGTGTCTCTGTGTCTCTGTGTGAGCCATGCAGTTGCAGTTCTCCGCGGCCTCCGCGCCTCCGCGTGAGGCCGCTTTTTGTCCACCCCGGAAATATTCACATACACGTCCACATTGCCGCTCAACAGCGGACGCATTGAGCCAGGGCGTTGCACCGCAAGTGATTGCACGGGCCACAGATGTGTTCACTCTGTACCCATTGCGCGCTGAGCCTTGATGCGGCTTTTCTTCGGTTTTAGTCTTGCAATACCCGGTCGCGTCCGGACAGTCCACCCTCGCTCCCGGATGAGCCATGTCGGCACAGGTCGCCGCGCTGCGGCGCACACTGGAGGAACGCTTTCCCGGCGCCATGCCGGTGGCGTTCCGCACCGCACGGGCGGTGGCGACGGGGTGGACGGCGCTGGACGCGGCGCTCCCCGGAGGCGGCCTCCCGCGCGGAAGGCTCTCCGTGTGGAACGGGCCGGGCGCCACGGCCGTGCTGCGCGGAGTGTGCGCCGCCGCCCTGGAGCGGGGGGAGCGCGCCGCGTGGGTCGACGCCGCGCGCACCACGAGTGGCGAGGCGGAGTGGGGCGGGATCTCGCTGGTGAGGACGGAGAAGCCCGCCGACGCCCTCCTCTGCGCCGAAGAGCTCCTGCGGTGCGGGGGCTTCGGGGTGGTGGTGCTGGCCGGCGCCGCCACCGCCGGCACCGACCGCGTGCGGCTGGTGCACGTGGCCCGCGAGGGCGGCGCCGCCTTCGTCGAAGCGGGGTCGGGCGACGGGTGGATGGCGGCGGTCAAGGTGTCGTCGTGGGTCCCCCCCGGCGGAGTGCGCTGGCGGCGAGATGGGCTGGGGGAGGCGGTGGAGGTGGATGCGGTGGGAGTGCGCTTGCGCGCGACCGCGCTCGGCTGGAGCCGGGACGCGGAGGTGGAGCTGCCCGTGGCTGCGCGTGACGTTCGTCTGTCTCTGGAGCCCGGCCTGGGAGACCGCCGGGGCGCCGCTCGCTGAAGTGGGGGCTTCGCTGATGGAGGCCGCCCCGCGCGTGGCGGTGGGGGCCGGTGTGGTGTGGGCCGACGGCCGCGGGCTGGATGCCGCCGCGCTGGCGGCGTCGCTGCTGGCGCGCGCCGGCGCGCTGGGGGTGGGAGCACGGGCAGGGGTGGCCGGCGTTCCCGTGGCCGCCGAGGCCGCCGCCCGCCACGGCGGCGATCCCGTGACCGCGGTGCGAGCCGGGTGCGAGCGCGACTTCCTGGCCGCCATGGGGCTGGACGTGCTGGACCCCGACCCGCGCACGCGCGCGCTGCTGCAGGGCGCGGGGATCCGCCGCTGCGGCGACCTGGCCGCCCTTCCGCGCGAGGCGGCGGAGGTGCGCTTCGGCGCGGAGGGCGCGCGGCTCTGGCGCCTGTCGCGCGGCGACGATCCGCGCCTCCTCTTCCGCCCCATCCCCGCGGAGGCGCCGCACGCGGCCATCGACTTCCTGGACTACGCCATCACCGACGCGGCGCGGCTGGCCTTCGCCGCGCACGGGGCGCTGGCCAGCGTGTGCGCCACGTTGAAAGAGCGAGGCGAGCGGGCGCGGCGCATGGTGCTGGAGCTCCCCCTCTCGGGCGGGGGCACGGTGACGCGCGTCCTGCGCACCGCGCGCCCCACGGCCGAGCGCGACGAGTGGTCCGCCCGCGTGCGCGGCGAGCTGGAGAATCTCGCCCTTCCCGACGCGGCGGTGGGCGTCTCGCTACGCGTGGAGGGGCAGGAGCCGGCGTCGGCCACGCAGGGCGACCTCTTCGACCGCGGCTTCGCCACCGCCGCGCCGGTGGAGGAGACGGTGGCGCGGCTGGCCGACGCGCACGGCGCCCTGCTGGTGGCGCCCGACGTCTGCGCGCACCCGCTGGCGGACGCGCGCACGGCGTGGCGCCCCCTGGCCCCCGAGGAGGTCTCGGCTACGCGCGCCGCCCCCGCTCTCGCCGGCCTCACGCTGCAGCTGCTCCCGCAGCCGCGCCCAGTGCGGGTGGAGGCTCGCCCGCGCCGCGACCACGCCTTCCCCGCCCGCCTGCGCGACGGCGGCGTCTGGTGCACCGTGGCCGAGGCCGCGGGCCCGGACCGCGTCTCCGGCGGGCACACGGGCGAGCGCCCCTTTGCGCGCGAGTACTTCCGCTGCGCCACGGACGACGGCCGGCTGGTATGGCTGTTCCGCGACGCGCTGGAGGAGGGATGGTTTCTGCACGGGTGGTGGGACTGATGGGGAATGGGGAAATGGGGAATGGGGAATGGGGGGGCCTGGCTTCCGGTGCGGTGGTGCGTGGCGGGCTCACCCTGCTGCCGCCGTCGCCCGACGGCGAGGCCGGCGCACCGGCGCGGATCCATGCGCGCGGTGCCGTTCAACCATTCCCCATTCCCCATTCCCCATTCCCCAATTATGTGGAGCTTCGCGCCCGCTCCGCCTTCTCCTTCGGCGACGGAGCCGTGGCGCCCGAGACGCTCGCCGAACGCGCGGCGGAGCTGGGGTTCGAGGCGCTCGCGCTGTGCGATGCGGCGGACCTGGGGGGGATCATCCGCTTCGCGCTGGCGGCGAAGACGGGGGGGGTCAGGCCCATCGCCGGGGCGGAGCTGCGGGTGGATGGACATCCCGTGGGGCTGCTGGCTCGGGATGAAGTTGGCTTCCGCAACCTTTCGGCGCTCGTGTCGCACGCGCGGCTGGAGAACGGGAGGGGGGAGGCGGGCGTGTCGTTCGACGTGCTGGCGGAGCGGTCGGAGGGGGTGCACGTGCTCACCGGCCCGGCATCGGGGCCGATCGGAGCGCGCATCCTGGAGCAGCGGCCGGAAGAGGCGCGCTACGAGCTGGCGCGCTGGCGCGGCGTCTTTGGAGAGAGGCTGGCGGTGGAGGTGCAGCGCCACCACGTCTCCGGGGCGGAGGGGGCGCTGGTGGACGCGCTCATCGAGACGGCGGAGAGGGCGGGGGTGCCGTGGGTGGTCACCAACGAGCCACGCTACCTGGATGCGGAGGGGCGCCGCGTGCACGACCTGCAGACAGCGCTGCGCCATGGGGTGGACTACGACACCGCGCTCCGCCGCGGGCTCCTCCTTCCAAACGGCGAGTGGCGGCTCAAGGGGCCGGCCGAGATGGCGCTGCTCTGGCAGGGGCGCGAGGCCGGGCTGGAGGAGAGCGCGCGCATCGCCGAACAGTGCACCTTCGACATGCGCTGGCTGCGCCCTCCCCTTCCCCGTTTCGACCTGCCGGAGGGGCACACGGACGACTCGTTTCTGGCTGAGAAGGTGCTGGAGGGCGCCATCGAGCGCTGGGGCGGGATCGACGAGAAGCAGCAGCGGCAGATCGAGCACGAGCTGCGCGTCATCGAGAAGCTGGGCTTCTCCGGCTTCTTCCTCATCATGTGGGACGCGGTCCGCTTCGCGCGCCGGCGCGGCATCCTGTGCCAGGGGCGGGGGAGCGCGGCCAACTCCGCCGTGGCGTACTGCCTGTCCATCACCGCGGTCGATCCCGTGCGCCACGGCCTCCTCTTCGAGCGCTTCCTGAGCGAGGCGCGCGCGGACGGCGGCACCGAGGCGCCCGACATCGACGTCGACTTCGAGGCCGACCGGCGCGAGGAGGTGCTCAACTACGTCTATGAGAAGTACAGCCGCCAGCACGCCGCCATTACCGCGGTCACGCAGATGTACTCCGCGCCCACCGCCATCCAGGACATGATGCGCGCCCTGGGCTACCCCGCCGAGCAGGCCTTCCGGCTCAGCAAGCGGCTGCACTGGGCCGGCCCCGCCGAGGGCGCCGAAGCGCTGGCCGGCGAGCTGGGGCAGGAGCAGGGCTTCGACGCGGCCTCACCCAGGGGACGCGCGCTGATCGCGGCGGTGCGCGCGGTGGAAGGATTGCCGCGCATGCGGTCGACCCATCCCGGGGGCTTCGTGCTCTCCTCCCGGCCGCTGGGGGAGGCGCTCGCCATCGAGCGCACCACCATGGGGCGCACCATCCTGCAGTTCGACAAGGACGACCTGGACGCGGCGGGAGTCCCCAAGTTCGACTTCCTGGGGCTCGGCGGGCTCACGGCGGTGCGGATCGCCTTCGACCAGATCGAGCGCCGCACCGGCGTGCGCCCCCTGATGTACGACCTGCCGCAGGACGATCCCGAGACGTTCCGGATGATCTCGGCAGGCGACACGCTGGGGACCTTCCAGATCGAGAGCCGCGCGCAGATCCAGAGCATCGTGCAGACGCGGCCGGAGCGGATCTACGACATCGTGGTGCAGGTGGCGCTGATCCGCCCGGGGCCCATCGTGGCGCACTTCGTAAAGCCGTACACCCGCCGCCGCCGCGGCATCGAGGAGGTCACCTTTCCGCACCCCGACCTGGAGCCGATCCTCGCGCGCACGCAGGGGATCCCCATCTTCCAGGAGCAGGCGATGGCGATCTCCATGGCGCTGGGCGGCTACACGGCGATGGAGGCCGACGAGCTG
This region includes:
- a CDS encoding GNAT family protein, with the protein product MKLAPVTLEGTHVRLVPLTREHLPALWEVARDEELWRWTWNAVRTEADLERYVDAALRMRDAGTALPFATTEAATGRVIGSTRFASVEPPHPRVEIGWTWIGRPWQRTAANTEAKLLMLRHAFETLGCLRVELKTDALNERSRNAMLRIGAREEGIFRKHGVTESGRVRDTAWYSIVDDEWPAVEARLLGMLARPYPAR
- the dacB gene encoding D-alanyl-D-alanine carboxypeptidase/D-alanyl-D-alanine-endopeptidase is translated as MTPQRTLVAAAALALGACAPARPALAPAPARAPIAVALDSIFGDTLFARAEWGVMVRSLETGETLYRRNAEKLFVPASNQKIVTGASALETLGPDFRYRTPVEAEGPVRDGVLAGSLVVRGSGDPTISARFGGARPLFRAWADSLRARGITRIAGAVVGNDDVFDDVPLGRGWAWDDLDASYSAEIGGLQLNEGYVTVRVGPGPSPGAPAVVTLDPATAYLPVTVNATTGASGSARNVDATRAPLGPGIVVTGTAPPDSTPEEIEVAVRDNTLFFTHVLREALIEAGIRVDGPALDDDARPDTARRPAAPLFVHASPPMPEVLAAFLKPSQNQYGEILLKTMGRRIRNAGTAQAGLAVEDSLARAWQLPRGGFRAADGSGLSRYNLVAPEHLVALLERMTRSPNYAVFYAAMPVAGVDGTLRNRMKGTPLAGNVHAKTGTLSGVRSLSGYLTTAAGERMVFSILVNNHTLSAAAADRLAEAALLRVYNHPRTGAERR
- a CDS encoding redoxin family protein produces the protein MNRHPNTRTLNLYMDGELGALRRRRVSEHLAECQPCRGKIQAWRAIGAALREDAVPELPLETLEHVRARRAAGSRVLLPAAVTRRPRVRVFADAAAAAALLLAVAGGLTTMWRTPELAAEGSQLLLAPAAPRPGQVVKVEYRAAGKLAGEERLILRARLFRSEPNPYSGGHATLAVLARTGARTYTGSFQIPDSVVYASLAVEDPKGDLVDYDPAAWEVLVHGADGKPLAVALERKVEGTGEWDSSIALRTTRELTQLYPDSTAGWMRRYSAEKSMLDRVRGDSLTAVFHARFRTLEAKRAETRDARELARLAFFATALRDSASEARWSDRLIRLAPTSPEAVQWRVFNATSKYRADRAALLAALEALWTEAGGVSPQLYYTGFTTARASGDPVAILRWARRLEESIPSFAGMVARMLPNVPALRNERENRLRAQIRRQDQDQSEYRLLGHTRTDFQTDRARTKSALLGDLGRSLIESGRVAPGLDTLSHAAATGWDVGVFRTIANTRFAIGDTAGALPVLARVAVDPSTSATFVDSVKVRAARHFDPSKWTALEEDARSVLGAYVWAQSINRGLRAPVRLTDSSGTSVTFRAENRTPTLVAFWSRYCPPSSAQLRELDRVSSTLQSSGIRVVTITKDESSAAVSSFLGQAQYRFPAFLDPDGDAARAFDNQITPRYFVLDGAGRIRFDNYSPDDILRQVAALRSPR
- a CDS encoding MarR family transcriptional regulator, whose product is MTNRPPTPEHVADRLHSASIHLLRQLRREDDALGVSAPLLSALSVLVFGGAKTLGELAAAEQVQPPSMTRTVRKLEEAGLATRELDPLDRRVTWLYATPEGERVLREGRARRVASLAARLGALDGEELAALERAAELLERVLRGGG
- a CDS encoding VOC family protein, with translation MSTAASLGITGVGQVAINVRDVQRAVEFYRNVLGLRLLFQIPNSAFFDCGGLRLMLGTAEKPEFDHPASILYYKVDDIHAAYASLQAAGADTVDAPHLIARMPDHELWMFFVRDPEGNHLGLMSEVR
- a CDS encoding RNA polymerase sigma factor codes for the protein MNDYSDPDHLRDLYDRHSSSVYRIAYRLTGSAPDAEDVVQDLFVALPMAFRGYEERGSMGGWIRTVATRLALRRIRRRRNEVPMEAAADVVARGSADGCIDVLDVQRALQLLPETLRAVLVLREIEGYSHAEIANVLGIRAGTSKVRLHRAREEMRQLLTGPK